The Ornithinimicrobium faecis region TCCTTGACGACGAGCCGGGTCTCTGAGGCTGATACGGCGTCAAGCCAGTCGTGCAACTCAGCCTGGTAGTCGCCTCTTCGGGCGGTCTGCAATACCCGCGACGAGGCCAACGGGTCACCATCAGCAAAGACATACCCCGACGCCGCCAAGATACGTTGGTGAAAGTCCACGACCCACTGCGGTTCGAAATGCCCGCGCGGGTTTGACGGGTCGGCACTCACAACCGGCGGCGGGACATGGAAGCCCAAGTGGCTCAGCACTCCGGCTAGCGAACTCGTACCGGAGCGGCCGGCGCCCACCACGAGGACCAGCACCCGATCTGTCACGACATCTCCTCCGATCGTGGGAGGCACGGGGCCCCTCAGTGACTCCAGCCGACTCTGCCAGCGACCAGTGCGGTCTAGCGCAACCAACTCTACCTACCTCGGTGGTGCGACACGTGGGGTGTCCTGACCCCAGGGACTGCGTCGCGGCGTCGGTGAACAAAACTCAGGCTCCGCCCCCGCGAGCTGATGACGCGACGCCCGACTATCACGTGTGAGGAAGCACGACCCACTACAGCACCCAGGCGCAGCCATCAAGGTGTCGCCGCTTATCAAGTATAAATTACCGTGAAGACCTTGAGTCACTCACGGCGGTGAACGGTCAGCACCACGGTATACTCGGGTAACAAGGCCTCTGGCATCGTGCACGCGTGTCTCGTCCATTGGCAGATGCAGAACGTGCAGATTGATATCGGCGTTCTGCCGCCAGACCGGTGGCACATTTGGGCCCCGGCCTGCACAGCTTCAAAGTGCGTTCTCTTTCCAGTGATTACAACCCGCAAGATCACAACCCAGATGTCAGCCCCGCAACTGCACCGGCGGTGGACGGCGAAAGTCAACCTTCCGGCGGCCCATCCTGGCCACCACGCACGGGCGGGACACATGGACTGCTCCGGGGCCGACAGGTTCAGAGCTCGACAACGCGCCGCTGCGCCCCACAAGCATCCCGGCGTCTTGACCCACCATTCCTCCCCTCAGCGGGGGCCGCACCTTCCAGCCAGGGTCTGCCACCGATGGGGTGAACCTCACCGACAGCCGTGGCATGCGTTGCGTGTGGGGGACGGTAGAGGGACTCCACGATCTCGTAGCCTAAGGTTTCTATGTCTCCGCAATCCCGCCAGGAAGGCCAGCAGCATGCCAGACACGAGTGGCAAGGATTTTTCCCACCTGTTCATCGTCACCTACGGCCGATCGGGCTCCACGACGCTCCAGGCTCTCCTCAACTCGATCCCTGGTTACCTCATTCGGGGGGAGCACCATCAGGCCCCGCATTTTCTGTATCAGTACCATCAGACGCTCCTGGCTGACCACCGTCGATTCAAGGATCTCCAGGAGCGTGAAAAGAACCCGATCGGCCCGCTCACGCCGTCCAATCCATTCTTCGGAGTCGACGACTTTTCGGTCGATGTTGCCCTAAGCGAGTATGCGAAACTCATCACAACCACGATTCTGCGTCCCGACCAGGAAACGCGGGTCACTGGCTACAAGGAAATTCGCTGGTACCAACCCGACGTCCTGGACTTCATCGAGTGGCTCCGATTGGTGTTCCCCGGCTCGCGTTTCCTGATCAACTCGAGGCGTCATGAGGATGTCGCCCAGAGCAAGTGGTGGGCCCAGGATCCGGACGCACTCAAAAAA contains the following coding sequences:
- a CDS encoding sulfotransferase gives rise to the protein MPDTSGKDFSHLFIVTYGRSGSTTLQALLNSIPGYLIRGEHHQAPHFLYQYHQTLLADHRRFKDLQEREKNPIGPLTPSNPFFGVDDFSVDVALSEYAKLITTTILRPDQETRVTGYKEIRWYQPDVLDFIEWLRLVFPGSRFLINSRRHEDVAQSKWWAQDPDALKKLARIQETFTEVAQRLDHLAFHVQYEEWNGNPEAFRSLYEWLDEPFDLEVVGDVLSRYHSFK